One Kaistella polysaccharea DNA segment encodes these proteins:
- a CDS encoding SusE domain-containing protein, with protein sequence MKNIFKLLSMLLLPLLLVNACREDADRNWTSPEPSFKLYDTTLGSNVLYPTMESNPFILNWDDAVSGSGSYTVVLSSTADFKNKVELGKSDTNTLKTSIGALNKAMLKAGLNPYSSQTAFVRVERGTEVSNMVSFAVTTYPADGPMITNPAAGSTLVLDKNNPDAVATTIKWNDYTKYGVKVTYLVEIAGASGEVYFPLGTVENANSLAVSNVAMDQAVLKAGAVANVASDIKIRVTATSSSIGGTIVKVSDVVTFKVTPYQLESFLYVPGAYQGWNPETAVAIRSATTNGIYIGYINFTDANSEFKVNPARNWDNSYGSTGGNNITYNSGGNLVAPNTGYQKLTVDLNAMTYALTAYSWGIIGSASPGGWDSDTDMVFNSTTQKWEIASIALSVGEIKFRLNNDWGTNFGDDGNNGTLEAGAANIPITEAGNYKITFDEENLLWTKTKL encoded by the coding sequence ATGAAAAATATTTTTAAATTATTAAGTATGCTTCTCTTGCCATTGCTTTTGGTAAATGCATGTAGAGAAGATGCTGACCGAAACTGGACGTCGCCAGAGCCGTCGTTCAAGTTATACGATACGACCTTGGGAAGTAATGTTCTTTACCCAACGATGGAAAGTAATCCGTTTATCCTGAACTGGGACGATGCTGTTTCTGGTTCTGGATCTTACACGGTTGTGCTTTCGTCAACTGCAGATTTCAAGAATAAAGTTGAATTGGGTAAATCTGATACCAACACGTTGAAAACAAGTATTGGAGCATTGAACAAAGCCATGCTTAAAGCAGGTTTAAATCCTTACTCTTCTCAGACTGCTTTTGTACGAGTTGAAAGAGGAACTGAAGTTTCTAACATGGTCTCTTTTGCAGTAACTACTTACCCAGCTGATGGACCGATGATTACCAATCCAGCTGCAGGATCAACTTTGGTCTTAGATAAAAATAATCCTGACGCAGTTGCAACAACAATTAAATGGAACGATTACACTAAATATGGCGTAAAAGTGACTTATTTAGTAGAAATTGCGGGAGCGAGTGGTGAGGTCTATTTTCCTTTGGGAACTGTAGAAAATGCGAATTCATTAGCAGTTTCTAATGTAGCAATGGATCAGGCAGTACTAAAAGCGGGAGCGGTAGCAAATGTTGCCAGCGACATCAAGATTAGAGTAACTGCAACTTCTTCCTCAATTGGAGGTACGATTGTTAAAGTTTCCGATGTTGTAACATTTAAAGTGACACCTTACCAATTAGAATCATTCCTTTATGTTCCGGGAGCTTACCAAGGTTGGAATCCAGAAACGGCGGTAGCGATTCGTTCTGCAACAACTAATGGAATCTATATCGGTTACATTAATTTTACAGATGCAAATTCTGAATTTAAAGTAAATCCAGCGAGAAATTGGGACAATAGTTATGGGTCCACAGGCGGTAATAATATCACGTACAATTCAGGTGGTAACCTAGTTGCGCCAAATACAGGATACCAAAAACTAACGGTTGATTTAAATGCAATGACTTATGCTTTAACCGCATATTCTTGGGGAATTATTGGTAGCGCATCGCCAGGAGGTTGGGATAGTGATACCGATATGGTATTCAACAGTACCACTCAGAAATGGGAAATTGCAAGCATTGCACTTTCTGTTGGAGAGATTAAATTCAGATTAAACAATGATTGGGGAACCAATTTTGGAGATGATGGAAATAATGGAACTTTAGAGGCAGGAGCAGCTAATATTCCAATTACTGAAGCGGGTAATTATAAAATTACTTTCGACGAAGAAAATTTACTATGGACTAAAACAAAATTGTAG
- a CDS encoding glycoside hydrolase family 97 protein: MTKFTISALFLVMGSFAINAQSLKSPDGKFEMNFQLKAGVPYYDLKYQGKTVVEDSKLGLRLLRDGNIQFASEIENKDQKGKDLDNGFTKTAEKYDSKKESWDPIMGEKKSYLNHYNELAVTLNQDANDRHIIVKFRLFDDGLGFRYEFPMQKNLNYFIIKEEDTEIDLPTDMKAWWLAGDYDSQEYQTQTTKLSEVPAKWPTSYDGNASQTLIKNAVQTPLMLKKEGKDQLYLNIAEAAVINYPASNLELDAANFKFKTHLTPDAQGAKGYIQTPAVSPWRTIIVSPKAEEVMASKMLFNLNEPTQYKDTSYIKPTKYMGVWWEMIIGKSQWAYSTANNVHIGKTDFSKLTPNGKHAANNTKVKEYIDFASANGFDALLIEGWNTGWEDWFGHSKEFVFDFITPYPDFDIKMLNDYAHSKNMKLMMHHETSGSATNYERWADEAFKLMNKYDYPAVKTGYVGNIIPRGEHHYSQWTINHYLRIAEKANDYKIMVNSHESVRPSGLSRTYPNWVAAEAARGTEFEAFGGNNPDHQTILPFTRFMGGPMDYTPGIFQTKLDYYFPGDTRFVKTTLVKQLALYVVMYSPLQMAADLPENYAKHMDAFQFIKDVAVDWNDTKILSAEPGDYIHTARKAKGKDEWYVGGITDENARNYTVDFSFLPKGKKYEATIYADGDDADYIKNPQSYKIYKKTVTSKSKLPMKLARSGGYAISVKPIK, encoded by the coding sequence ATGACAAAATTCACAATATCCGCACTTTTCCTGGTGATGGGAAGTTTCGCTATCAACGCACAATCTTTAAAATCTCCCGATGGAAAGTTTGAAATGAATTTTCAGTTAAAAGCTGGAGTTCCGTATTACGATCTTAAATACCAAGGTAAAACAGTCGTTGAAGATTCTAAATTAGGATTAAGATTACTTCGTGATGGTAATATTCAATTCGCCTCCGAAATTGAAAATAAAGATCAGAAAGGAAAAGATCTAGATAACGGCTTCACCAAAACTGCCGAAAAATACGATTCCAAAAAAGAATCTTGGGATCCGATAATGGGTGAGAAGAAATCGTATTTGAATCACTACAATGAATTGGCAGTAACTTTAAACCAAGATGCAAACGACAGACATATCATCGTTAAATTCCGTTTGTTCGATGATGGTTTAGGATTCAGATATGAATTTCCCATGCAGAAAAATCTGAATTATTTCATTATTAAAGAAGAAGATACCGAAATCGATTTGCCAACCGATATGAAAGCTTGGTGGCTCGCCGGAGATTACGATTCTCAGGAATATCAAACTCAAACTACAAAATTGTCAGAAGTTCCCGCAAAGTGGCCAACATCTTACGATGGAAATGCTTCTCAAACTTTAATTAAAAATGCCGTTCAAACGCCATTAATGTTGAAGAAAGAAGGCAAAGATCAATTGTATTTGAATATTGCCGAAGCAGCGGTGATTAATTATCCAGCTTCCAATTTAGAACTCGATGCGGCAAATTTTAAATTCAAAACACATTTAACACCTGACGCTCAAGGTGCCAAAGGTTATATTCAAACCCCAGCAGTTTCTCCCTGGAGAACGATTATAGTTTCTCCAAAAGCAGAAGAAGTGATGGCTTCGAAAATGCTTTTCAATCTGAATGAACCGACTCAATACAAAGACACGTCTTACATCAAACCCACAAAATACATGGGCGTTTGGTGGGAAATGATTATCGGCAAATCACAATGGGCGTATTCAACCGCCAACAACGTTCATATCGGAAAAACAGATTTTTCTAAATTAACGCCGAACGGAAAACACGCCGCCAACAATACCAAAGTAAAAGAATATATCGATTTCGCTTCAGCGAACGGTTTTGACGCTTTACTCATCGAGGGCTGGAACACCGGTTGGGAAGATTGGTTCGGTCACAGCAAAGAATTCGTTTTCGATTTCATCACGCCTTATCCGGATTTTGATATCAAAATGTTGAATGATTACGCCCATTCAAAAAACATGAAATTGATGATGCATCATGAAACTTCTGGTTCCGCCACGAACTACGAAAGATGGGCAGATGAAGCTTTCAAATTGATGAATAAATACGATTACCCAGCAGTGAAAACAGGTTACGTTGGGAACATTATTCCACGTGGCGAACATCATTATTCGCAGTGGACCATCAACCATTATTTAAGAATTGCTGAAAAAGCCAATGATTACAAAATCATGGTCAACTCTCACGAATCGGTGCGTCCATCTGGTCTGTCACGCACCTATCCAAACTGGGTTGCGGCAGAGGCAGCACGTGGAACAGAGTTCGAAGCATTCGGTGGAAATAATCCGGATCATCAAACCATCTTGCCGTTTACCCGTTTTATGGGTGGACCAATGGATTACACACCGGGAATTTTCCAAACCAAGCTTGATTATTATTTCCCGGGCGATACAAGATTCGTGAAAACCACTTTGGTGAAACAATTAGCACTCTATGTGGTGATGTATTCTCCGCTTCAAATGGCGGCCGATTTACCGGAAAATTACGCCAAACACATGGATGCTTTTCAGTTCATCAAGGACGTTGCGGTAGATTGGAATGACACCAAAATTTTATCAGCAGAACCGGGCGATTACATTCATACTGCCAGAAAAGCCAAAGGAAAAGACGAATGGTACGTCGGCGGAATCACCGATGAAAACGCCAGAAATTATACGGTAGATTTCTCATTCCTTCCAAAAGGTAAAAAATACGAAGCGACCATTTACGCAGATGGCGACGATGCCGATTACATCAAGAATCCGCAATCCTATAAAATCTATAAGAAAACGGTGACCAGTAAATCAAAACTTCCAATGAAGTTAGCAAGAAGCGGTGGATACGCAATTTCTGTAAAACCGATAAAATAA
- a CDS encoding glycoside hydrolase family 13 protein — protein sequence MKKHFTFLFLLFVAISFAQIQKVEPAFWWHGMKNPDLQILVYGKDISKYQVELSDNIKVKDLTKTENPNYVFITINTDEVQKPSFKINFKNGNRTVDSYTYELKNRKPGSADRNSFSSKDVMYLIMPDRFANGDPSNDSQPNLTEKANRSLPSGRHGGDLRGIINNLDYLQNLGVTALWLTPANEDNEKNTSYHGYAQTDLYKIDGRYGSNAEYLELSQKLKQRGMMLIQDYVTNHWGISHWLIQDLPTKDWIHQFKDGEGKFGFKRSNYRTTSQFDTNVSEIDKKEALNGWFDTTMPDLNQSNPLVLKYLTQNAIWWIEYAELGGLRVDTYPYNDKVAMAKWAKAITDEYPKFNIVGEAWMYNPAHISYWQKDSKIGAIDGYNSNLPSVMDFTLFTDLPNALKEEESWDKGMIKIYNSFGNDFLYPDINNILVFFENHDTERFNEIFKGDVRYYKMAMSLMATVRGIPQIYYGSEIGMQGDKNKGGDADIRRDFPGGWKGDSQNAFNPETQTLEQKEFHNYTQELLNWRKGKEVIHTGKTKHYMPKEKVYVYFRYNDNDKVMVIINNNEKDQTLDLNRFAESLNGVSNGKDVISGKEFSFTPQNKVTVSGKSSLILELQ from the coding sequence ATGAAAAAACATTTTACGTTTCTCTTTCTTTTATTCGTAGCGATTTCTTTCGCTCAAATCCAGAAAGTAGAACCCGCCTTTTGGTGGCACGGAATGAAAAATCCTGACCTCCAAATTTTAGTTTACGGAAAAGATATTTCAAAATATCAAGTTGAACTTTCCGATAATATTAAAGTAAAAGACCTAACGAAAACGGAAAACCCAAACTATGTTTTCATCACCATAAATACCGATGAGGTTCAGAAACCTTCTTTTAAAATCAATTTTAAAAACGGAAATAGAACGGTCGATTCTTACACTTACGAACTCAAGAATAGAAAGCCTGGTTCTGCGGACAGAAATTCATTTTCCTCAAAAGACGTCATGTATTTAATTATGCCTGACCGATTTGCAAATGGCGATCCTTCCAACGATTCACAACCGAATCTCACCGAAAAAGCAAACCGCAGTTTACCAAGCGGAAGACATGGCGGCGATTTGCGTGGAATCATTAACAATTTAGATTATCTCCAGAATTTAGGAGTTACAGCACTTTGGCTCACGCCGGCAAATGAAGACAACGAAAAAAATACTTCGTATCACGGTTACGCCCAAACTGATTTATACAAAATCGACGGCCGTTACGGAAGCAATGCAGAATATCTCGAACTTTCCCAAAAACTTAAACAGCGTGGAATGATGTTGATTCAGGATTACGTCACCAATCATTGGGGAATTTCACACTGGCTGATTCAGGATTTACCGACCAAAGACTGGATTCATCAATTCAAAGACGGCGAAGGAAAATTCGGCTTTAAAAGATCGAACTACAGAACAACTTCTCAATTCGATACCAACGTTTCAGAAATCGATAAAAAGGAAGCCCTAAACGGTTGGTTCGATACGACAATGCCGGATCTTAATCAAAGTAATCCTTTGGTCTTAAAGTATTTGACCCAAAATGCAATCTGGTGGATCGAATATGCTGAGCTCGGCGGATTACGCGTTGATACTTATCCGTACAACGATAAAGTGGCCATGGCAAAATGGGCTAAAGCGATTACCGATGAATATCCAAAATTCAATATTGTCGGTGAAGCGTGGATGTATAATCCGGCGCATATTTCTTATTGGCAGAAGGATTCTAAGATTGGAGCCATTGATGGTTACAATTCCAACCTTCCGTCGGTTATGGATTTTACGCTTTTCACAGATTTGCCCAATGCGCTGAAAGAAGAAGAAAGTTGGGACAAAGGAATGATCAAAATTTACAACTCTTTTGGTAACGATTTCCTTTATCCGGACATCAATAATATTTTAGTATTTTTTGAAAACCATGATACCGAAAGATTTAACGAGATTTTTAAAGGTGATGTACGGTATTACAAAATGGCGATGTCTTTAATGGCAACCGTTCGCGGAATTCCACAAATTTATTACGGCTCCGAAATCGGAATGCAAGGTGATAAGAACAAAGGTGGCGACGCCGATATCCGACGAGATTTTCCGGGAGGTTGGAAAGGCGATTCTCAAAATGCGTTCAATCCTGAAACCCAAACTTTAGAACAAAAAGAATTTCATAATTATACCCAGGAATTATTAAACTGGCGAAAAGGAAAAGAAGTCATTCACACTGGAAAAACCAAACATTATATGCCAAAGGAAAAGGTCTATGTTTACTTTAGATATAACGACAATGACAAAGTAATGGTCATTATTAACAACAATGAAAAAGACCAGACCTTAGACCTAAACCGTTTCGCCGAATCATTAAATGGCGTTTCAAACGGTAAAGATGTTATTTCAGGAAAAGAATTTTCTTTTACACCACAAAATAAAGTCACGGTTTCAGGAAAATCTTCATTAATTTTAGAGCTTCAATAA
- a CDS encoding nuclear transport factor 2 family protein produces the protein MKKNIAFTIFALTLFFTTSLFAQKKGFYENVQKKNISKVLDDLNLYASTADFTNYFNLYAEESTFIGTDANEIWNKKEFMAYSKPHFDKGKAWTFTSLKRNITFSADGKYAWFDELLDTQMKLCRGSGVLEKIGNQWKIRQYVLSMTVPNDVSKEIIKIKTPIEDAVISDLKK, from the coding sequence ATGAAAAAGAATATCGCTTTTACAATATTCGCGTTAACGTTATTTTTCACGACCTCTCTTTTCGCCCAGAAAAAAGGTTTTTACGAAAACGTCCAGAAAAAAAATATCAGCAAAGTTTTAGATGATTTGAATTTATATGCCTCTACGGCAGATTTTACAAATTACTTTAATCTTTACGCAGAAGAATCAACGTTTATCGGAACTGATGCCAATGAAATTTGGAACAAAAAAGAATTCATGGCCTATTCCAAACCGCATTTTGACAAAGGAAAAGCCTGGACTTTTACTTCTCTAAAAAGAAATATCACTTTCAGCGCCGATGGAAAATACGCTTGGTTCGATGAATTACTCGATACTCAAATGAAACTTTGTCGCGGAAGTGGCGTTTTGGAAAAAATCGGGAACCAATGGAAAATCAGACAATATGTTCTATCAATGACTGTCCCTAATGATGTCAGCAAAGAAATCATCAAAATAAAAACACCGATTGAAGATGCTGTAATTTCTGATCTGAAGAAGTAA
- a CDS encoding MFS transporter yields the protein MAQKIKPNLSISQIINMSMGFLGIQLAFGLQNGNASRIFANLGANVEDLSLFWLVAPIMGLIVQPLIGHFGDNTWSERWGRRKPYFLIGAVLCAIGLVLLPNAPSMSHLLAGNALILAVIFMAMMDGSINVAMEPFRALVGDMLPKHQGTLGFSIQTILIGIGAVIGSYLPSALTYFGASNVAPEGFVANNVIYSFYVGAAVLIISILYTIFTTKEYSPKDFADFAGDDEVAERSKFSDIFKDFAKIPSKMKKLGVVQFFSWFALFTMWVFTTSALATHHFGLSPEDTNSVGFSKAGDLTGRLFGMYNFWAIPFAFLLTPIATRIGKKQTHALALLCGGLGLISMFFIKDTSMLWISMIGLGFAWASILAMPYAMLIDAIPQRKMGIYMGIFNFFIVMPQIINGLFGGMIVANVFGKMAIDYVVVGGVCMLIAAAVTMFLIKNDEDETPKEIAEEIKQVHF from the coding sequence ATGGCTCAAAAAATAAAACCAAACCTTTCTATTTCTCAGATTATCAACATGAGTATGGGTTTCCTGGGAATCCAACTGGCATTTGGTTTACAAAATGGAAATGCGAGTAGAATATTTGCAAATCTAGGCGCAAATGTGGAAGATCTTTCTTTGTTTTGGCTAGTTGCGCCCATCATGGGTTTAATTGTACAGCCCTTAATAGGGCATTTTGGTGACAATACGTGGTCTGAAAGGTGGGGAAGGAGAAAACCTTACTTTTTAATCGGTGCAGTTTTGTGTGCAATCGGCTTAGTTTTACTTCCCAATGCTCCCTCGATGTCCCACCTTTTGGCAGGGAATGCGCTAATATTAGCGGTGATTTTCATGGCGATGATGGACGGTTCAATTAATGTGGCGATGGAACCCTTCCGCGCTCTTGTTGGTGATATGTTGCCGAAACACCAAGGAACTTTAGGATTTTCCATCCAAACGATTTTGATCGGTATTGGCGCCGTTATCGGATCTTATCTGCCCAGTGCCCTTACTTACTTTGGTGCTTCAAACGTAGCTCCAGAGGGATTTGTTGCAAATAATGTGATTTACTCCTTTTATGTTGGTGCCGCAGTTTTAATTATATCAATTCTATATACAATATTTACAACCAAAGAATATTCTCCAAAAGACTTCGCAGATTTTGCTGGAGATGATGAAGTAGCAGAGCGGTCAAAGTTCAGCGATATTTTCAAAGATTTTGCCAAGATTCCCTCTAAGATGAAAAAACTTGGAGTAGTTCAATTTTTTTCCTGGTTTGCCTTATTCACAATGTGGGTTTTTACCACAAGTGCTTTGGCAACTCACCATTTTGGCCTTTCGCCGGAAGATACCAATTCAGTAGGATTTAGTAAAGCAGGTGATTTAACCGGTAGACTTTTTGGAATGTACAATTTCTGGGCAATTCCTTTTGCATTTCTGTTAACGCCTATAGCAACAAGGATTGGCAAAAAACAGACGCACGCTCTAGCACTACTTTGTGGAGGATTAGGTTTGATTTCAATGTTTTTTATTAAAGACACCAGCATGCTCTGGATTTCAATGATCGGGCTAGGATTTGCCTGGGCAAGTATTTTAGCAATGCCGTATGCGATGTTAATTGATGCGATTCCACAACGTAAAATGGGAATTTATATGGGAATTTTTAATTTCTTTATTGTAATGCCGCAGATTATCAATGGTCTTTTCGGAGGGATGATCGTTGCTAATGTTTTTGGTAAAATGGCTATTGATTATGTAGTTGTGGGCGGAGTTTGTATGTTGATCGCTGCTGCTGTAACCATGTTTTTAATTAAAAATGATGAAGATGAAACGCCGAAAGAAATAGCGGAAGAGATTAAGCAGGTTCATTTTTAA
- a CDS encoding pirin family protein, giving the protein MKTVYHKADSRGYADHGWLKSHHTFSFANYHNPERMNFGVLRVLNDDQVASGMGFGTHPHRDMEIISIPLEGDLEHKDSIGTTSVIRKGEIQVMSAGTGVHHSEYNKNKEEIVKFLQIWIIPNKMNVEPRYDQISIKEGEKINDFQQILSPNPDDEGVWIYQDAWFNMGKFDQKTVKNYDLHKPGNGVYLFVLNGSAKVGDQILETRDGLGIWEAENFTIEAGENSELLLMEVPME; this is encoded by the coding sequence ATGAAAACAGTTTATCACAAAGCAGATTCCCGTGGTTATGCAGATCATGGTTGGCTAAAATCTCACCATACCTTTAGTTTTGCAAATTATCACAACCCTGAAAGAATGAACTTTGGAGTTTTGCGGGTTCTAAATGATGATCAGGTTGCTTCAGGAATGGGTTTTGGAACGCATCCGCACCGCGATATGGAAATTATTTCTATTCCACTCGAAGGTGATTTAGAACACAAAGACTCAATAGGAACAACTTCAGTTATTAGAAAAGGTGAAATTCAGGTGATGAGCGCCGGAACTGGTGTGCACCACAGCGAATACAATAAAAATAAAGAAGAAATCGTGAAGTTTTTGCAGATTTGGATTATTCCAAACAAAATGAATGTTGAACCACGTTACGACCAAATCAGCATTAAAGAAGGTGAGAAAATAAATGATTTTCAGCAAATTCTTTCGCCAAATCCAGATGATGAAGGAGTTTGGATTTATCAGGATGCCTGGTTTAATATGGGAAAATTTGATCAAAAAACCGTCAAAAATTACGATTTACATAAGCCTGGAAATGGTGTTTACCTATTTGTGTTGAACGGTTCCGCAAAAGTTGGCGATCAGATATTAGAAACCAGAGACGGTCTCGGCATTTGGGAGGCCGAAAATTTTACTATCGAAGCTGGCGAAAATTCTGAACTATTATTGATGGAAGTTCCGATGGAATGA
- a CDS encoding DUF808 family protein gives MASGFFAILDDIAALMDDVAVTAKLATQKTAGILGDDLAVNAEKATGFLESREIPVLMNIMKGSFINKLIIVPIVFLLQWLYEPAITIILIFGGFYLAYEGMEKIIEYLFHRGKKGHEVIKEAAQTAENGADLEKSRVKSAITTDFILSLEIVIIALASAKVGYGTLKSQFNPLLVEIVTVSIVAIIATVGVYGIVALIVRMDDAGYKLIKRSKTESGFLVTLGNFLVNALPWVIKGLGVVGTIALILVAGSIFVHNIDWIHHHFIPNLNATLREALAGLIGGLIAIPIFKLGSKAISLIKK, from the coding sequence ATGGCTTCAGGATTTTTTGCAATTTTAGATGATATCGCAGCGCTAATGGATGATGTGGCAGTTACCGCAAAATTAGCTACCCAAAAAACTGCCGGGATTTTAGGTGATGATCTTGCCGTAAATGCCGAGAAAGCTACTGGTTTCTTAGAATCTCGGGAAATTCCTGTTCTTATGAACATTATGAAAGGATCTTTCATCAATAAACTGATCATTGTTCCGATTGTTTTTTTGCTACAATGGCTTTATGAACCTGCAATTACGATCATTTTAATATTTGGGGGATTTTATCTCGCTTATGAAGGAATGGAAAAAATAATCGAATATTTATTTCACCGTGGGAAAAAAGGGCATGAAGTAATTAAAGAAGCTGCCCAAACTGCTGAAAATGGTGCAGACCTGGAAAAATCCAGGGTTAAATCTGCCATTACTACAGATTTTATTCTGTCCCTAGAAATCGTAATCATTGCATTAGCTTCTGCCAAAGTAGGTTACGGGACGCTGAAATCACAATTCAATCCGCTGCTCGTTGAAATCGTGACCGTTTCCATTGTAGCAATTATTGCAACGGTAGGAGTTTACGGGATTGTCGCACTCATCGTGCGGATGGACGACGCCGGCTACAAACTCATTAAAAGATCGAAAACAGAAAGTGGCTTTTTGGTTACTTTAGGAAATTTTCTCGTAAATGCTTTGCCTTGGGTGATTAAAGGTTTGGGCGTAGTAGGTACGATTGCATTGATATTGGTTGCCGGAAGCATTTTTGTACATAATATCGATTGGATTCACCATCATTTTATTCCAAATTTGAATGCAACTTTAAGGGAAGCTTTAGCAGGACTTATTGGTGGCTTGATTGCAATTCCGATTTTTAAATTGGGTAGTAAAGCAATTTCATTGATTAAAAAATAA
- the purM gene encoding phosphoribosylformylglycinamidine cyclo-ligase translates to MSNTYKSAGVDKEEGYKTVDKIKTAVAETHNANVLNNLGSFGAFYEIAGYKNPVLVSGTDGVGTKLKVALDSKKYDSIGVDCFAMCANDIICHGAKPLFFLDYLACGKLDADIAAEIVMGMVKACKDNNCALIGGETAEMPGMYKPGDYDVAGFCVGIVEKDQIIDGSAIKKGCKIIAIPSSGFHSNGFSLVRKIFTDFNEEFEGKPLYETLLEPTRLYYQPIHKILEEVNLCGIAHITGGGIIENIPRIIPENLCATIDTSKIKIPSVMLELEKRGNIDRLEMYGTFNMGVGMVVMIDAQHAEKVINLVDDAYEIGEITVGPEKINLI, encoded by the coding sequence ATGAGCAATACCTATAAATCTGCTGGTGTCGATAAGGAAGAAGGTTATAAAACCGTCGATAAAATAAAAACTGCTGTTGCTGAAACGCACAATGCCAATGTTTTAAATAATTTAGGAAGTTTTGGGGCTTTCTATGAAATTGCGGGCTATAAAAATCCGGTTTTGGTGAGTGGAACCGATGGAGTAGGAACAAAGTTGAAAGTTGCGCTCGATTCTAAAAAATATGACTCTATTGGTGTAGATTGTTTTGCAATGTGTGCCAATGATATTATCTGTCACGGCGCAAAACCGTTATTCTTTCTCGATTATTTGGCCTGCGGAAAACTGGATGCTGATATCGCCGCCGAAATTGTGATGGGAATGGTGAAAGCTTGTAAAGACAATAATTGCGCACTCATCGGGGGAGAAACCGCAGAAATGCCGGGAATGTATAAACCTGGAGATTATGATGTTGCTGGTTTTTGTGTAGGAATTGTTGAAAAAGATCAAATCATCGATGGTTCCGCAATTAAAAAAGGCTGTAAAATAATTGCGATTCCAAGTTCTGGATTTCATTCCAATGGTTTTTCATTGGTGAGAAAAATATTTACCGATTTCAATGAAGAGTTTGAAGGAAAACCTTTGTATGAAACACTTTTAGAACCTACGAGATTGTATTACCAACCGATTCACAAAATCTTGGAAGAAGTAAATCTTTGTGGAATTGCGCACATTACAGGGGGCGGAATTATTGAAAATATCCCGCGTATTATTCCCGAAAATCTTTGTGCAACCATTGATACTTCCAAAATTAAAATTCCATCCGTTATGCTGGAATTGGAAAAGCGTGGAAATATCGATCGCCTGGAAATGTATGGTACTTTCAATATGGGCGTAGGAATGGTCGTAATGATTGATGCACAACATGCTGAAAAAGTGATCAACTTAGTGGATGATGCCTATGAAATTGGTGAAATCACAGTTGGCCCTGAGAAAATTAATTTAATTTAG
- the purN gene encoding phosphoribosylglycinamide formyltransferase, translated as MKNIVVLVSGGGTNLQRIIDCIESGEITNAQISLVVADRECFGLERAAKHGIKTQLIPRGTLFSSKLSQILPENTDLIVLAGFLSILNKEFCESFKGKIINIHPALLPKFGGKGMWGHHVHDAVLEAGEKESGATVHYVTSGIDEGEIILQKSFPITENETAETLAQKIHQVEFEIFPKAINLVLNNY; from the coding sequence ATGAAAAATATTGTTGTCTTAGTTTCCGGTGGTGGTACTAATCTGCAAAGAATCATCGACTGCATCGAAAGTGGAGAAATTACAAATGCTCAAATTTCTTTAGTTGTGGCTGATCGAGAATGTTTCGGCTTGGAGCGTGCTGCAAAACACGGCATCAAAACTCAGCTAATTCCGAGAGGTACATTATTTTCATCAAAATTAAGCCAAATTCTACCGGAAAATACTGATTTGATCGTGCTTGCTGGATTTTTATCAATTTTAAATAAAGAATTCTGTGAATCATTTAAAGGAAAAATTATTAATATTCATCCGGCGTTATTACCTAAGTTTGGAGGTAAAGGCATGTGGGGACATCACGTTCACGACGCAGTTTTAGAAGCTGGTGAAAAAGAAAGTGGCGCAACGGTTCATTACGTAACATCTGGAATTGATGAAGGAGAAATCATCCTGCAAAAATCTTTTCCAATCACTGAAAATGAAACTGCCGAAACTTTAGCACAAAAAATTCATCAGGTTGAATTTGAAATTTTTCCGAAAGCAATTAATTTAGTTTTAAATAATTATTAA